A genome region from Sulfurovum sp. TSL6 includes the following:
- a CDS encoding DUF3373 family protein — protein MKRIITASLVAALAVTSVQAESLSDRLSSVEAELAKVTKKLKKQNKKINEVKAHDAGDNIKWGVDLRTSIDNINYDMADGTERGKNDLMATRLWLNMAYAPDAHNVFKGQLAYNKAFGADLGATTAPALNPFGMRGTGFDVFNWFSNESLTNDNLKVRQAYWLYLGEKAFGLDMPWTFSVGRRPSTNGFLANLRDDDAAQSPLGHIINVEFDGLSSKLDLSKITGVPGMSFKLCMGQGSTNATPMYGNLAYTAYANDDASMEDIKLAGFIFEPYNDGQYIVKTTAFRAYDLPGFNTANMLGALGMNPLIAPEDATMNQNGDIDGAAISVLVDGVTDDGYFSDVKLFASLAGTKTKADADGQMLGMDATAMGLGIIGADYGEDKGGHSYWVGAQLPVNVGDENYGKLGAEFNHGSKYWRPFDYAEDTMVGSKLAARGDAWEVYYTYQINEALSAQFRYTQIDYDYTGSNGFFASGGTPLKIDDLKVMATGAMGPAAQGLAQAFLPNVVEKATDARFYLRYRF, from the coding sequence ATGAAAAGAATTATAACAGCGTCACTTGTTGCAGCACTTGCAGTAACTAGTGTTCAGGCAGAATCTTTGTCAGACAGACTAAGTTCAGTAGAAGCAGAGTTAGCTAAGGTCACTAAAAAGCTTAAAAAACAAAATAAGAAGATCAATGAAGTAAAAGCACACGATGCAGGAGATAACATCAAATGGGGTGTTGACTTAAGAACATCTATCGATAACATCAACTATGATATGGCAGATGGTACTGAAAGAGGTAAAAATGACCTTATGGCTACAAGATTGTGGTTAAACATGGCTTATGCTCCAGATGCTCACAATGTATTTAAAGGACAACTGGCTTACAATAAAGCATTTGGTGCTGATCTTGGTGCAACTACTGCCCCAGCACTTAATCCATTTGGTATGAGAGGTACTGGATTTGATGTTTTTAACTGGTTCTCTAATGAGTCATTGACAAATGATAACCTTAAAGTAAGACAAGCATACTGGTTGTATCTAGGTGAGAAAGCATTTGGTTTGGATATGCCTTGGACATTCTCTGTAGGTAGAAGACCATCAACAAATGGATTCCTTGCAAACCTTAGAGATGATGATGCAGCACAATCACCACTTGGTCACATTATCAACGTTGAATTCGATGGTTTAAGCTCAAAACTTGATCTTTCAAAAATTACTGGTGTACCAGGTATGTCATTTAAACTATGTATGGGACAAGGTTCTACTAATGCAACACCTATGTATGGTAATTTAGCGTATACAGCATATGCGAATGATGATGCTTCTATGGAAGATATCAAGCTTGCAGGATTTATCTTTGAACCATATAATGATGGTCAGTACATTGTAAAAACTACAGCATTTAGAGCTTATGACCTTCCTGGATTTAATACAGCTAATATGTTGGGAGCATTGGGTATGAATCCTCTTATTGCTCCAGAGGATGCTACAATGAACCAAAATGGTGATATTGACGGTGCTGCGATTTCTGTGTTGGTTGACGGTGTGACAGATGATGGATACTTTTCTGATGTAAAACTATTTGCTTCTTTGGCAGGGACTAAAACAAAAGCAGATGCAGATGGACAAATGTTAGGTATGGATGCTACTGCAATGGGGCTAGGAATCATCGGAGCTGACTATGGTGAAGATAAAGGAGGTCACTCTTACTGGGTTGGTGCACAGCTTCCTGTAAATGTGGGTGATGAGAATTATGGTAAACTTGGTGCAGAGTTTAACCACGGTAGTAAATATTGGAGACCATTTGACTATGCAGAAGATACTATGGTCGGTTCTAAATTGGCTGCACGTGGTGATGCATGGGAAGTATATTATACTTATCAAATCAATGAAGCGTTAAGTGCTCAATTCAGATATACTCAAATTGATTATGACTATACCGGAAGTAATGGATTCTTCGCTTCAGGCGGTACTCCACTTAAAATTGATGATCTTAAAGTTATGGCAACAGGTGCTATGGGACCAGCTGCACAAGGGTTGGCACAAGCATTCTTACCAAATGTTGTTGAAAAAGCAACAGATGCTAGATTCTACCTCAGATATAGATTCTAA
- a CDS encoding DUF302 domain-containing protein, producing the protein MKHFTKLLLTMVVAMGLATGIVANDTKAATHNVSILTADNSDGKITPKTISAAFEKAGFFINDNRDMTAPWARQCKAGTKNFTTVDYDVYNLFTIFKKDVVVSLAKKYANIGLFSPMSMSIWTKKGSKTISVASLSAAAMAEIMGVPADDAELIAYAKLVKETLKAALPNAKEEKVTYEMKEPEGPLVSTAQGKMDPDADWEEVKDKFQADFEQALIPAMFINAGFNDLNYDMEESGSQAFTFYDVYSICYLEVIYTVSKTHPEAGAFAPCSMYMYQKKGTNTMEIGFPSVYNWIASLAIEDKASHDVLIMAQKKMEDILEKLTSKTLVAEE; encoded by the coding sequence ATGAAACACTTCACAAAATTGCTACTTACAATGGTTGTTGCAATGGGACTGGCAACAGGAATAGTTGCAAATGACACTAAGGCAGCTACACACAATGTAAGCATTTTAACTGCAGATAACAGTGATGGCAAGATCACACCTAAAACGATCTCAGCGGCATTTGAAAAAGCAGGTTTTTTCATCAATGATAACAGAGATATGACTGCACCATGGGCAAGACAATGTAAAGCGGGTACTAAAAATTTTACAACAGTTGACTATGATGTTTATAACCTCTTTACGATCTTTAAAAAAGACGTAGTGGTTAGCTTAGCTAAGAAATATGCGAATATCGGACTTTTCTCTCCAATGAGTATGTCGATCTGGACAAAAAAAGGTTCAAAAACGATTTCTGTTGCTTCGTTAAGTGCTGCAGCTATGGCAGAGATCATGGGTGTTCCTGCGGATGATGCAGAGTTGATTGCTTACGCTAAACTTGTAAAAGAGACACTTAAGGCAGCGCTTCCTAATGCAAAAGAAGAAAAAGTGACTTACGAGATGAAAGAACCAGAAGGTCCACTTGTTTCAACTGCTCAAGGGAAAATGGATCCTGATGCAGATTGGGAAGAGGTTAAAGATAAATTCCAAGCTGATTTTGAGCAAGCACTGATCCCGGCTATGTTTATCAATGCAGGATTTAATGACCTTAACTATGATATGGAAGAGAGCGGATCTCAAGCATTTACTTTTTATGATGTTTACTCTATCTGTTACCTAGAAGTGATCTATACTGTGTCTAAAACACACCCTGAAGCAGGAGCATTTGCACCATGTTCAATGTACATGTATCAGAAAAAAGGTACAAATACTATGGAGATCGGATTCCCTTCAGTTTATAACTGGATAGCATCTTTGGCAATAGAAGACAAAGCATCTCATGATGTTCTTATCATGGCACAGAAAAAAATGGAAGATATACTCGAAAAGCTTACTTCAAAAACGCTTGTTGCTGAAGAATAA
- a CDS encoding MOSC domain-containing protein encodes MKNVGKVTSLFISVQGSSRRVEKELFHLDSKGIVEDKYHDTNINRSVLLTSEASYQLANRNNIQMPFGSLGENILMDYNPYHLMPGDQLRIGEVVLEISQNCTMCDHLSKIDESLPTLLKDDRGIFAKVIEGGIIKKEDEISLLK; translated from the coding sequence ATGAAAAATGTAGGGAAAGTAACAAGTCTTTTTATATCAGTACAAGGATCCTCTAGGAGAGTTGAAAAAGAGCTGTTTCATTTGGACTCAAAGGGTATTGTAGAAGATAAATATCATGATACAAATATCAACAGATCAGTGCTGCTCACATCAGAAGCAAGTTATCAGTTAGCCAACAGAAACAATATCCAGATGCCTTTTGGTTCTTTGGGAGAAAATATCTTAATGGACTATAATCCTTACCATCTTATGCCAGGAGATCAGCTGCGTATCGGTGAAGTGGTTTTGGAGATAAGCCAGAACTGTACCATGTGCGACCATCTTTCAAAAATAGATGAAAGTCTGCCTACACTGCTTAAAGATGATAGAGGTATTTTTGCTAAAGTAATTGAAGGTGGTATAATTAAAAAAGAAGATGAGATATCGCTTTTAAAGTAA
- a CDS encoding thiosulfate oxidation carrier protein SoxY — MNRRHFLVLGFCIFPYTAEVFAVDYRKRKPLAWKASSINDAALALYGREKFATIQKSTDIELIVPKGIVRDPENIPITIRSSIKAKSLAVFQDANPKSLVAVFHLSEESIIEYELNMRMEFKGTVFAVLEGLDGKLYYTREYIEVLLLSCMGSGE, encoded by the coding sequence ATGAATCGACGCCATTTTTTAGTTTTGGGTTTTTGTATATTCCCCTACACGGCAGAGGTATTCGCTGTAGATTATAGAAAGCGCAAACCTCTAGCATGGAAGGCCTCTTCGATCAATGATGCAGCACTGGCACTGTACGGAAGAGAAAAATTTGCAACGATCCAAAAGAGTACAGATATAGAACTTATCGTTCCTAAGGGCATCGTAAGAGATCCGGAAAACATACCCATTACTATACGTTCATCTATCAAAGCGAAAAGCCTTGCTGTTTTCCAAGATGCCAATCCCAAGAGTTTAGTCGCAGTCTTTCATTTGAGTGAAGAGAGTATTATCGAGTATGAGCTTAATATGAGGATGGAGTTTAAGGGAACCGTTTTTGCCGTACTTGAAGGCTTGGATGGCAAACTCTATTATACACGAGAATATATTGAGGTACTCCTATTAAGCTGTATGGGTTCTGGAGAGTAA
- the soxC gene encoding sulfite dehydrogenase, protein MNKITKEEFDVVSEVSEQTSRRNFFKKTATYSMGALAAASVVAPVTIDASEHIKANPEDDPNIMEEKPWSLKFGAPVTENLYGQPSPYEHAVTRRTTPILSSGNYRASIAVTPIQDLNGIITPNGLFFNRHHGGTPTIDPNQHRLMIHGLVEKPIVLTMDQLKRYPNVSRVHFLECPANGGPEWRGPQFNSIQFAKGFMSCAEWTGVYIKDILKDLGLKPEAQWMLAEGIDNSHMGRTIPVDKVLDDAMIVWGQNGEALRPEQGYPIRIVVPGWEANLCVKWLCRLEFASEPFYAKEETSKYTALKHTGKAIQHFYANEVNSVITSPCPEKPWTDLKKGDMVEIEGLAWSGMGTITTVDVSFDGGKNWVEASLKGLVLEKAWTRFSIMHEYTGKPMLLSSRASDDAGHIQPTVKNERAAVGIEGVYHRNGIHTWEIDAKGEVTNVQILS, encoded by the coding sequence ATGAATAAGATAACAAAAGAAGAGTTTGACGTTGTTTCTGAAGTATCAGAGCAGACATCAAGAAGAAACTTTTTCAAGAAAACAGCAACTTATTCTATGGGCGCATTGGCTGCAGCTAGTGTTGTCGCACCCGTCACAATAGATGCGAGTGAGCATATTAAAGCAAACCCAGAGGATGATCCAAACATCATGGAAGAGAAGCCATGGAGCCTTAAATTCGGTGCTCCAGTAACAGAGAACCTGTACGGTCAGCCATCACCATATGAGCATGCAGTTACAAGAAGAACAACACCTATTCTTTCTTCAGGTAACTACAGAGCATCAATTGCGGTTACACCTATTCAGGATCTAAACGGTATTATCACACCGAATGGTCTTTTCTTTAACAGACATCACGGTGGTACACCAACCATTGACCCTAACCAACATAGACTTATGATTCACGGTCTTGTGGAAAAGCCGATTGTTTTAACGATGGACCAGTTGAAAAGATATCCAAATGTAAGTAGAGTACACTTTCTTGAGTGTCCAGCAAATGGTGGACCGGAGTGGAGAGGCCCTCAGTTCAATTCTATCCAATTTGCAAAAGGGTTTATGTCTTGTGCTGAGTGGACTGGTGTTTACATCAAAGATATTCTTAAAGACCTCGGTCTTAAGCCAGAGGCACAATGGATGCTTGCAGAAGGTATAGATAACTCTCACATGGGTAGAACGATCCCTGTAGATAAAGTACTTGATGATGCAATGATCGTTTGGGGACAAAATGGTGAAGCATTACGTCCAGAGCAAGGTTACCCGATCAGAATCGTTGTTCCAGGTTGGGAAGCAAACTTATGTGTGAAGTGGCTATGTAGACTTGAGTTCGCATCTGAGCCATTCTATGCAAAAGAAGAGACATCTAAATATACGGCATTGAAGCACACAGGTAAAGCGATCCAGCACTTCTATGCAAACGAAGTTAACTCTGTTATTACTTCACCTTGTCCTGAGAAACCATGGACTGATCTTAAAAAAGGTGATATGGTAGAGATAGAAGGACTTGCATGGTCTGGTATGGGTACGATTACAACAGTGGATGTATCATTTGACGGTGGTAAAAACTGGGTAGAAGCATCACTTAAAGGTTTAGTGCTTGAAAAAGCTTGGACTAGATTCTCTATTATGCATGAATATACAGGTAAGCCAATGCTTCTTAGTTCACGTGCATCAGATGATGCAGGACACATTCAGCCGACAGTGAAAAATGAAAGAGCTGCTGTGGGAATCGAAGGTGTTTACCATAGAAATGGTATCCATACATGGGAAATAGATGCAAAAGGAGAGGTTACAAATGTACAAATCTTATCGTAA
- a CDS encoding c-type cytochrome produces MYKSYRKKIVASTLLASVVFLGTACNASNGTKDTAEAKPAAETKSVAPATTTMNTEGFTKREIDAVGPANALVSDSVKKTYEHNGKLAVDGGVIYPIVNGKTGAYYANEEAHKTPFNKGKRATENEQKAWDIDVMPDGTGLPEGSGTVEEGDELYEEKCLSCHGDFGAGSGLYPRLTVGNAYEMQKTMKLQRVNPDSDGPQRGFGSYWPYASTLWWYIKTGMPHQAPMSLTTDEVYALAAYVLYINELKIDGELVDDEYELDREKFLKIVMPNVDGFEPDINGPKGQDNAREYYNNPLNYGNGVRCMKDCFEGEPEIQRIAFALTDFNPPLSSEKTLPEVTEAAPAAPGKDTYDASCKVCHETDAMGAPAVGDKAAWAAALEKGIDQVYHNAINGKGGMPPKGGAMDLSDEKVKEVVDYMIEASK; encoded by the coding sequence ATGTACAAATCTTATCGTAAAAAAATTGTTGCAAGTACACTGCTTGCATCTGTAGTATTTTTAGGAACTGCTTGTAATGCATCTAACGGTACAAAGGATACAGCTGAGGCAAAGCCTGCAGCTGAAACAAAAAGTGTAGCACCAGCAACTACAACAATGAATACAGAAGGTTTCACTAAAAGAGAAATAGATGCGGTAGGTCCAGCAAATGCTTTAGTATCTGATAGTGTTAAGAAGACATATGAGCACAATGGTAAACTTGCTGTTGACGGTGGGGTGATCTACCCGATCGTAAATGGTAAGACAGGTGCGTATTATGCAAATGAAGAAGCACATAAAACACCATTTAACAAAGGTAAAAGAGCAACTGAAAACGAGCAGAAAGCTTGGGATATAGATGTTATGCCTGACGGTACGGGACTTCCTGAAGGTTCAGGTACTGTAGAAGAGGGTGATGAGCTTTATGAAGAAAAATGTCTATCTTGTCACGGTGACTTTGGTGCCGGTTCTGGACTTTACCCAAGACTTACTGTTGGTAATGCATATGAAATGCAAAAAACAATGAAACTTCAACGTGTAAATCCAGACTCTGACGGTCCTCAGCGTGGATTTGGTTCGTACTGGCCGTATGCAAGTACATTGTGGTGGTATATTAAAACGGGTATGCCTCATCAAGCACCTATGTCTTTAACAACAGACGAAGTGTATGCTTTAGCTGCATATGTTCTTTATATCAATGAGTTGAAGATCGATGGAGAGCTTGTAGATGATGAGTATGAACTTGACAGAGAGAAGTTCTTAAAGATCGTTATGCCAAACGTTGATGGTTTTGAGCCTGATATTAATGGTCCAAAAGGACAAGACAATGCACGTGAATACTATAACAATCCATTAAATTATGGTAATGGTGTGAGATGTATGAAAGACTGTTTTGAAGGTGAGCCAGAAATACAGAGAATTGCATTTGCACTGACTGACTTTAACCCACCGTTGAGTTCTGAAAAAACATTGCCAGAAGTAACAGAGGCAGCACCTGCAGCACCAGGAAAAGACACATATGACGCAAGTTGTAAAGTATGTCATGAAACAGATGCAATGGGTGCTCCGGCTGTAGGTGATAAAGCGGCTTGGGCTGCAGCACTTGAAAAAGGTATAGACCAAGTTTATCATAATGCTATCAATGGAAAAGGCGGTATGCCTCCAAAAGGTGGTGCTATGGATCTTTCAGATGAGAAAGTGAAAGAAGTAGTTGATTATATGATAGAAGCAAGTAAATAA
- a CDS encoding thiosulfate oxidation carrier protein SoxY: MDRRKFMSLSMVAAAVLPASLSAIDFRATKPDTWTAHTVADSIKALYGDIKPEEKGVKVKAPKVASNGGAVPVTVESDIDAKTVAVFQDANPEATVCVFDVQEGGIVDYGFKIKMKKSGTITAIVEGRDGKFYVGNVTLEVALGGCEG, encoded by the coding sequence ATGGATAGAAGAAAATTTATGAGTTTAAGTATGGTTGCAGCTGCTGTATTGCCAGCAAGTTTATCTGCAATTGATTTCAGAGCTACAAAGCCTGATACATGGACTGCACACACTGTAGCAGATTCAATTAAAGCACTTTACGGTGATATCAAACCAGAAGAAAAAGGTGTAAAAGTTAAAGCACCAAAAGTAGCAAGTAACGGTGGAGCTGTTCCTGTAACTGTTGAATCTGATATCGATGCTAAAACTGTAGCTGTTTTCCAAGATGCAAACCCTGAAGCAACAGTATGTGTATTTGATGTACAAGAAGGTGGAATTGTTGACTATGGTTTTAAGATCAAAATGAAAAAATCTGGTACGATCACTGCAATCGTTGAAGGTAGAGATGGTAAGTTCTATGTAGGTAACGTAACACTTGAAGTTGCACTTGGTGGATGTGAAGGTTAA
- the soxZ gene encoding thiosulfate oxidation carrier complex protein SoxZ has protein sequence MGNMRIKAKLKEDVVNAKISAKHDMLTYDQAKKKGVDANFITHITATVNGKVVYDVSTSQFWSKNPLFKFKFKADGLKKGDKIEITWKDLKGNTVTESKEIKGL, from the coding sequence ATGGGTAATATGAGAATTAAAGCGAAGCTTAAAGAAGATGTAGTTAATGCAAAAATAAGTGCTAAACATGACATGCTTACATACGATCAAGCAAAGAAAAAAGGTGTGGATGCAAACTTTATCACACATATCACAGCGACAGTGAACGGAAAAGTAGTATATGATGTATCTACAAGCCAATTCTGGTCTAAAAATCCATTGTTTAAATTTAAGTTTAAAGCTGATGGATTGAAGAAAGGTGATAAGATAGAGATCACTTGGAAAGATCTTAAAGGTAATACTGTTACTGAATCTAAAGAGATCAAAGGTCTTTAA
- the prfA gene encoding peptide chain release factor 1 — MFKEKLQPFIDRYNELSELLSSPDIASDIKRMTELSKEQSDLSTLVEKANLYVETADAIEENKELLGDAELGDLAKEELSELEPMLPALEEEIKVLMIPKDKNDDKNIFLELRAGAGGDESALFVADVFRMYSRYAEQMGWKIEIVSTNEGTSGGYKELIAQIKGDGVYSQLKYEAGTHRVQRVPDTETQGRVHTSAITVAIIPEVDDVEIDIKPNEIKMDVYRSSGCGGQSVNTTDSAVRLTHIPTGIVAAIQDEKSQHKNRDKAMKVLKARVYEAELQKQLDETSSQRKLQVGSGDRSEKIRTYNYPQNRLTDHRIGLTLYALDDIMNNGNLKLVIDPLIAHAQTEAIQEAGL; from the coding sequence ATGTTCAAAGAAAAACTTCAACCTTTCATCGACAGATACAACGAACTCAGTGAACTCTTAAGTTCTCCGGATATTGCCAGTGATATTAAGCGTATGACTGAACTCAGTAAAGAGCAGTCTGACCTTAGTACATTAGTAGAGAAAGCAAATCTTTACGTTGAAACTGCTGATGCCATAGAAGAGAATAAAGAGCTTTTAGGGGATGCAGAGCTTGGTGACCTTGCAAAAGAAGAGCTCAGCGAATTAGAACCCATGCTGCCTGCCTTGGAAGAGGAAATTAAAGTGCTCATGATCCCGAAAGACAAAAATGATGACAAAAACATTTTCCTTGAGCTTCGTGCAGGTGCAGGAGGGGACGAAAGTGCACTTTTTGTGGCTGATGTCTTTAGAATGTACTCACGCTATGCAGAACAAATGGGTTGGAAAATAGAGATCGTCAGTACCAATGAAGGTACATCCGGGGGATACAAAGAACTCATCGCCCAAATCAAAGGTGATGGTGTATACTCACAGCTCAAATATGAAGCGGGAACACACCGTGTACAGCGTGTTCCAGATACCGAAACACAAGGACGTGTGCATACTTCTGCTATTACAGTGGCTATCATACCTGAAGTGGATGATGTAGAGATAGATATCAAACCAAACGAAATTAAAATGGATGTATACCGTTCAAGCGGTTGTGGTGGACAGTCGGTCAACACAACGGATTCTGCTGTACGTTTGACACACATTCCTACAGGTATAGTAGCGGCCATACAAGATGAGAAGTCCCAACATAAAAACAGGGACAAAGCCATGAAAGTCCTTAAAGCAAGAGTTTACGAAGCAGAACTTCAAAAACAACTGGATGAAACATCAAGCCAAAGAAAACTTCAAGTGGGTTCAGGTGACCGTTCAGAGAAGATTAGAACATATAACTACCCGCAAAATAGACTTACCGATCATCGTATCGGATTGACACTTTATGCTCTGGATGACATCATGAACAATGGTAACTTAAAATTGGTCATCGATCCACTTATTGCCCATGCGCAAACAGAAGCCATCCAGGAAGCAGGTCTTTGA
- the rpsT gene encoding 30S ribosomal protein S20, whose translation MAHHKSAKKRILQTAVRTERNRYYRTRIKNITKAVHEAVAAADKAAATTAFATANKQIHSLVSKGFIKKTTAARKVSRLHKMVNAIEAA comes from the coding sequence ATGGCACATCACAAATCAGCAAAAAAACGTATTTTGCAAACTGCTGTAAGAACTGAAAGAAACAGATATTACAGAACGAGAATCAAAAACATCACAAAAGCCGTACACGAAGCAGTAGCAGCAGCAGATAAAGCAGCAGCAACAACTGCATTCGCAACAGCGAACAAACAAATCCACTCACTAGTAAGCAAAGGTTTTATCAAGAAAACTACAGCTGCTAGAAAAGTAAGCCGTCTTCATAAAATGGTAAATGCTATCGAAGCTGCATAA
- the glmM gene encoding phosphoglucosamine mutase: protein MELFGTDGVRGKAGKKVSAVNAMRLAMATGIYFKQFARTNKILVGKDTRRSGYMIENAIVSGLTAVGFDVIQIGPMPTPAIAFLTENMRCDAGIMISASHNPYYDNGIKFFDGEGNKLNRDKEEEIEAIFADNELIDSAQVMDKSIGKSKRIDDVIGRYIVHIKNSFPKPLTLAGKRVVIDCANGAGYIVGPTILQELGADVVVLGDKPNGFNINEGCGAMHPEYLSKAVLEYRADVGIALDGDADRLVMVDEKGDVIDGDKLMGVLAVHLNNQGTLKGDGMVATVMSNQGLDEYLTSQGLTLHRAAVGDKNVVEMMQKHGINFGGEQSGHIIFSDYAKTGDGISSALQALAYLVDTEQKASEAFNPYESYPQLLVNLLVQEKRDFDTIEGLATFKEKIEGLGIRHLFRYSGTENKIRLLLEGKDEKKLEEIMEECVEFFKSALA, encoded by the coding sequence TTGGAACTTTTTGGAACAGATGGTGTACGTGGAAAAGCAGGGAAAAAAGTCAGTGCAGTGAATGCCATGCGTTTGGCTATGGCTACAGGTATCTATTTTAAACAATTTGCTAGAACCAACAAAATATTAGTAGGAAAAGATACTAGACGTAGTGGGTACATGATAGAAAATGCTATTGTCTCTGGGCTTACTGCAGTAGGATTTGATGTGATACAGATAGGACCTATGCCTACCCCTGCTATTGCCTTTTTGACAGAAAATATGCGTTGTGATGCGGGTATTATGATCTCGGCAAGCCATAATCCTTATTATGATAATGGGATCAAATTTTTTGATGGAGAGGGGAATAAGCTTAACCGAGATAAGGAAGAAGAGATCGAAGCAATATTTGCAGATAATGAGCTTATCGATAGTGCGCAAGTGATGGATAAGTCGATAGGAAAGTCTAAACGTATCGATGATGTGATCGGACGTTATATCGTACACATTAAAAATTCATTTCCTAAGCCACTTACATTAGCGGGGAAAAGAGTCGTGATAGATTGTGCGAACGGTGCAGGGTATATTGTCGGACCTACTATTCTGCAGGAACTGGGTGCAGATGTGGTTGTGTTAGGTGACAAGCCTAACGGATTTAACATCAATGAAGGATGTGGTGCCATGCATCCTGAGTATTTGTCAAAGGCTGTACTGGAGTATCGTGCAGATGTGGGTATCGCATTAGATGGGGATGCAGACAGACTTGTCATGGTTGATGAGAAAGGTGATGTGATTGATGGAGATAAGTTGATGGGTGTGCTTGCTGTACATCTTAATAATCAAGGGACGCTCAAAGGTGACGGGATGGTTGCTACGGTGATGAGCAATCAGGGACTCGATGAGTATCTTACCTCGCAGGGGCTTACATTGCACCGTGCTGCAGTAGGAGATAAAAATGTTGTGGAAATGATGCAGAAACATGGTATAAACTTTGGTGGAGAACAGAGTGGACACATCATTTTCTCAGACTATGCAAAAACAGGAGATGGCATCTCCAGTGCATTGCAAGCTTTAGCATATTTGGTAGACACAGAGCAAAAGGCAAGTGAAGCATTTAATCCGTATGAGTCATATCCTCAACTTTTAGTGAACCTTTTGGTACAGGAAAAAAGAGATTTTGATACGATAGAAGGCTTAGCTACTTTCAAAGAAAAAATTGAAGGGTTAGGTATACGCCATCTTTTCCGTTACTCCGGAACAGAAAATAAAATACGCCTTTTGCTTGAGGGAAAAGATGAGAAAAAGCTTGAAGAGATCATGGAAGAGTGTGTAGAATTCTTTAAAAGCGCTTTAGCCTAA
- the lspA gene encoding signal peptidase II: MRAFAVFFLVLLGTFIIDQNIKSLFIEGYYRAGACIDLELHYNKGVAFSMLSFLGPYLKWIQALLVLVILFFVFKEGYIKRYAFPVGLLVGGAIGNVYDRFVHGGVVDYVAWHCGFNFAVFNFADVAIDLAVVWLLVMIYFFPQKSKTK, encoded by the coding sequence ATGAGAGCCTTTGCTGTCTTTTTTCTGGTACTTTTAGGTACCTTCATTATAGACCAGAACATTAAATCGCTCTTTATAGAAGGTTATTATCGTGCGGGAGCATGTATAGACCTTGAGTTGCATTATAATAAAGGGGTGGCATTCTCTATGCTATCCTTTCTTGGACCTTATCTTAAATGGATACAGGCACTCCTTGTACTGGTGATCTTATTCTTTGTGTTTAAAGAAGGGTACATCAAGCGTTATGCATTTCCTGTAGGGTTACTGGTAGGTGGCGCAATAGGTAATGTGTATGATCGTTTTGTGCATGGGGGCGTTGTGGATTATGTTGCCTGGCATTGTGGTTTTAACTTTGCAGTCTTTAACTTTGCAGATGTTGCTATAGACCTTGCTGTTGTGTGGCTATTAGTGATGATCTACTTCTTCCCTCAAAAATCAAAAACTAAATGA